A section of the Arabiibacter massiliensis genome encodes:
- the lysS gene encoding lysine--tRNA ligase, whose amino-acid sequence MSDTTEQQIIEDDPIAVRLAKREALLAAGRDPYGHAFTYSHHLADLAAQYEGLEDGASTTDEVQVAGRVMAKRDQGKLAFLELRDSTGDMQLFCRINALGEDAFAELKDLDVGDWIGVHGTMMRTKRGQLSVAVEGFELLSKSLRPLPEKFHGLADKETRYRQRYVDLVMNPEVKQTFERRFKIVAAIRRFMEDNGYYEVETPFLHPILGGANAKPFVTHFNALDRDYFLRIATELPLKRLLVGGFEKVFEIGRQFRNEGMDAFHNPEFTTMEFYQAFSDLEGMMELTQGVVQAAAQAACGTMQVEYQGQQVDLGGTWRRATMIELASEGAGEDVSFARTREELVAILEKHGGHADDAWGKGKLIAEIFEAVAEEKLIQPTFVTEHPLEVSPLAKKKAGDPNLTERFELFICGHEYANAFGELNDPVDQAERFRAQVEAKDLGDDEAMGYDDDYVRALEYGMPPAGGCGIGIDRLVMLLTDAPSIRDVLLFPHMRDEVPAGGRPRAAAAEASAPAAAPVDFSKVVVEPLFADEVDFDTFSKSDFRVVKVKECVAVPKSKKLLQFTLDDGTGTERVILSGIHAYYEPEELAGRTLIAITNLPPRKMMGVDSCGMLLSAIHEEEGEERLNLLMVDDRIPAGAKLY is encoded by the coding sequence ATGAGCGACACCACCGAGCAGCAGATCATCGAGGACGATCCCATCGCGGTGCGCCTTGCCAAGCGCGAGGCGCTGCTGGCGGCGGGGCGCGACCCGTACGGCCACGCGTTTACGTATTCGCACCACCTGGCCGATTTGGCCGCCCAGTACGAGGGCCTCGAGGACGGCGCGTCCACGACCGACGAGGTGCAGGTGGCGGGCCGCGTGATGGCGAAGCGCGACCAGGGCAAGCTGGCGTTTCTGGAGCTGCGCGACTCCACGGGCGACATGCAGCTGTTCTGCCGCATCAACGCGCTCGGCGAGGATGCGTTCGCGGAGCTCAAGGACCTCGACGTGGGCGACTGGATCGGCGTGCATGGCACCATGATGCGCACGAAGCGCGGCCAGCTGTCCGTGGCGGTGGAGGGCTTCGAGCTTCTGTCGAAGAGCCTGCGCCCGCTGCCCGAGAAGTTCCACGGCCTGGCCGACAAGGAGACGCGCTACCGCCAGCGCTACGTCGATCTGGTCATGAACCCCGAGGTCAAGCAGACGTTCGAGCGCCGCTTCAAGATAGTGGCCGCCATCCGCCGCTTCATGGAGGACAACGGCTACTACGAGGTGGAAACGCCGTTTCTGCATCCCATCCTGGGCGGCGCGAACGCCAAGCCGTTCGTCACGCACTTCAACGCGCTCGACCGCGACTACTTCCTGCGCATCGCCACCGAGCTGCCGCTCAAGCGCCTGCTGGTGGGCGGGTTCGAGAAGGTGTTCGAGATCGGCCGGCAGTTCCGCAACGAGGGCATGGACGCGTTCCACAACCCCGAGTTCACCACCATGGAGTTCTACCAGGCGTTTTCCGATCTTGAGGGCATGATGGAGCTCACGCAGGGCGTGGTGCAGGCGGCGGCGCAGGCCGCGTGCGGCACCATGCAGGTGGAGTACCAAGGCCAGCAGGTGGACCTGGGCGGCACGTGGCGCCGCGCCACCATGATCGAGCTGGCCAGCGAGGGCGCGGGCGAGGACGTGAGCTTCGCGCGCACCCGCGAGGAGCTGGTGGCCATCCTTGAGAAGCACGGCGGGCACGCGGACGACGCGTGGGGCAAGGGCAAGCTCATCGCCGAGATATTCGAGGCCGTTGCCGAGGAGAAGCTCATCCAGCCCACGTTCGTGACCGAGCACCCCTTGGAGGTGTCGCCGCTCGCCAAGAAGAAGGCGGGCGATCCGAACCTCACCGAGCGCTTCGAGCTGTTCATCTGCGGACATGAGTACGCCAACGCCTTCGGCGAGCTGAACGACCCGGTCGATCAGGCCGAGCGCTTCCGCGCACAGGTGGAGGCGAAGGACCTGGGCGACGACGAGGCCATGGGCTACGACGACGACTACGTGCGCGCGCTCGAGTACGGCATGCCCCCGGCGGGCGGCTGCGGCATCGGCATTGACCGCTTGGTCATGCTGCTCACCGACGCGCCGTCCATCCGCGACGTGCTGCTTTTTCCCCACATGCGCGACGAGGTTCCGGCGGGCGGGCGGCCGCGCGCCGCGGCCGCCGAGGCGAGCGCTCCCGCAGCCGCGCCCGTCGACTTCTCGAAGGTGGTCGTCGAGCCCCTATTCGCCGACGAGGTGGACTTCGACACGTTCAGCAAGTCGGACTTCCGCGTCGTGAAGGTGAAGGAGTGCGTCGCCGTGCCGAAGTCCAAGAAGCTCCTGCAGTTCACGCTCGACGACGGCACGGGCACCGAGCGCGTCATCCTGTCGGGCATCCACGCGTACTACGAGCCGGAGGAGCTGGCAGGCCGCACGCTCATCGCCATCACCAACCTTCCGCCGCGCAAGATGATGGGCGTGGACTCCTGCGGCATGCTGCTCTCGGCCATCCACGAGGAGGAGGGCGAGGAGCGCCTGAACCTGCTCATGGTGGACGACCGCATCCCCGCCGGCGCGAAGCTCTACTAG
- a CDS encoding Abi family protein — translation MAKPFKTIDQQIEILRSRGLLVEDSAYDVLLSENYYSVVNGYKEFFIDKEKSSACSHEMFLQETCFSDVYELFLFDRALREYTFHNLIKAESLIKTVSVYTFCERFPEPRSYLDMDNYTARDEYMLGKRRFVEDLPAFVSKLNRKAYTDSKCKDFIQHYRDKHGDVPLWVLANDLTFGNISYFFNLQKRSVQNEICRRIVKLRGGSEQLNPKRMRLTLRALVDFRNICAHDERLFCAKVGPVRDIGYADMLESLAVVLPKSDVQNMRSGVLRLINDYSKGRKRISGILDGMGIKTAG, via the coding sequence ATGGCGAAACCATTCAAAACAATTGATCAGCAGATCGAGATTCTCCGATCCCGCGGGTTGCTCGTCGAGGACTCAGCCTACGACGTTCTGCTGTCCGAAAACTACTATTCAGTGGTGAATGGATACAAGGAGTTCTTCATCGACAAGGAGAAGTCTTCAGCATGTAGCCATGAGATGTTTTTGCAGGAAACCTGCTTCAGCGATGTATACGAACTGTTCTTGTTTGACAGGGCGCTCCGAGAGTACACGTTCCATAACCTGATCAAAGCCGAATCGCTCATCAAGACGGTATCGGTGTACACCTTCTGCGAGAGGTTTCCCGAGCCAAGATCCTACCTCGACATGGACAACTACACAGCGAGGGACGAGTACATGCTTGGCAAGAGGAGGTTCGTCGAAGACCTCCCCGCTTTCGTCAGCAAGCTGAACAGGAAAGCTTACACCGACTCGAAATGCAAGGACTTCATCCAGCATTACCGGGACAAGCATGGCGACGTCCCCTTATGGGTGCTCGCGAACGACCTCACATTCGGCAACATTTCCTACTTTTTCAACCTGCAAAAACGCAGCGTGCAAAACGAGATATGTCGGAGAATAGTAAAGTTGCGAGGCGGCAGCGAGCAGCTGAATCCGAAACGGATGAGGCTAACCCTCCGCGCCCTCGTCGACTTTCGCAATATCTGCGCACACGACGAAAGGCTGTTTTGCGCCAAAGTCGGCCCGGTGAGAGACATCGGCTATGCCGACATGCTTGAGTCGCTTGCGGTGGTGCTACCCAAAAGCGACGTGCAAAATATGCGCAGCGGAGTGCTCAGACTCATCAACGATTATTCAAAGGGGAGGAAGCGGATAAGCGGAATCCTCGATGGCATGGGGATAAAAACGGCAGGTTAG
- the greA gene encoding transcription elongation factor GreA — translation MADNNFILTPEGKEKLEEELHFLETEKRAEIGERIKVAREFGDISENSEYDDAKNEQGMMEARIAEISRILSEATVVNTPKRSNNVHIGSTVTVDMGGRERAFTIVGGAESDAAAGKISNESPVGSALLGHKKGDKVETTGPTGREISMVIVKIEH, via the coding sequence ATGGCAGACAACAATTTCATCCTCACGCCGGAAGGCAAGGAGAAGCTCGAAGAGGAGCTGCATTTCCTCGAGACGGAAAAGCGCGCCGAGATCGGCGAGCGCATCAAGGTGGCGCGCGAGTTCGGCGACATCTCGGAGAACTCCGAGTACGACGACGCGAAGAACGAGCAGGGCATGATGGAGGCGCGCATCGCCGAGATCAGCCGCATCCTGTCGGAGGCGACGGTCGTGAACACGCCGAAGCGCTCGAACAACGTGCACATCGGCTCCACCGTGACCGTGGACATGGGCGGCCGCGAGCGCGCGTTCACCATCGTGGGCGGCGCGGAGAGCGACGCGGCAGCCGGAAAGATCTCCAACGAGTCGCCGGTGGGCTCGGCGCTGCTGGGCCACAAGAAGGGCGACAAAGTGGAGACGACCGGCCCGACCGGCCGCGAGATATCCATGGTCATCGTCAAGATCGAGCACTAG
- a CDS encoding putative ABC transporter permease: MGALDTVRFAPSWKRWRSLAIVFCVFSVAGHWVEVGYCQLVRLGVVPGVYDPASPILSDWLSPYCVYGVGAMVCVLALTPAKDLLLRAFRGRAMPLVLSFALNALVCAGLEFAMGLAFNQPLRGDALPLWDYRGMPCKFLGQVCLQNVVAFGLVATFMTWIVCPRLETLFRRASNHAMDDAFAAVASGFAALLMLGGRTISRAS; this comes from the coding sequence ATGGGCGCCTTGGATACGGTTCGCTTCGCGCCCTCGTGGAAGCGCTGGCGCAGCCTTGCCATCGTCTTCTGCGTGTTCAGCGTGGCCGGCCATTGGGTGGAGGTGGGCTACTGCCAGCTCGTCCGCCTCGGCGTCGTGCCCGGCGTCTACGACCCGGCTTCGCCCATCCTGAGCGACTGGCTCTCCCCGTACTGCGTGTACGGCGTCGGCGCGATGGTCTGCGTGCTCGCGCTGACGCCGGCCAAGGATCTCCTCCTGCGGGCGTTTCGCGGGCGGGCGATGCCCCTCGTGCTGAGCTTCGCGCTGAACGCCCTCGTGTGCGCGGGCCTCGAGTTCGCGATGGGCCTCGCGTTCAACCAGCCCTTGCGGGGCGACGCGCTGCCATTGTGGGACTACCGCGGCATGCCCTGCAAATTCCTCGGGCAGGTGTGCCTGCAGAACGTCGTCGCCTTCGGGCTGGTGGCCACGTTCATGACGTGGATCGTCTGCCCAAGGCTCGAGACTCTGTTCCGGCGGGCGTCGAACCACGCCATGGACGACGCGTTCGCGGCGGTCGCGTCGGGGTTCGCCGCCCTTCTTATGTTGGGCGGACGTACGATCAGTCGAGCTTCGTAG
- the ispF gene encoding 2-C-methyl-D-erythritol 2,4-cyclodiphosphate synthase: MTGAFNPANLRIGQGYDVHAFAEGRKLILGGVDIPHAKGLLGHSDADVLAHAISDALLGGIRGGDIGKLFPDTDPAFKDADSLKLLAAVADKVRAEGYAILDVDSVIAAQAPKLSPHRDAMRANLAAAMGIPVENVGVKATTTEHLGFEGREEGISATAVCLLCRCS, from the coding sequence ATGACGGGCGCGTTTAACCCTGCCAACCTGCGTATCGGGCAGGGGTATGATGTGCATGCGTTCGCGGAGGGACGGAAGCTCATCCTGGGGGGTGTGGACATACCGCATGCGAAGGGGCTCTTGGGGCATTCGGACGCGGACGTGCTGGCGCATGCGATATCCGACGCCCTCTTGGGCGGCATCCGCGGGGGCGACATCGGGAAGCTGTTTCCCGACACCGACCCGGCTTTCAAGGATGCCGACTCGCTCAAGCTCTTGGCCGCCGTGGCCGACAAGGTGCGCGCGGAGGGCTACGCCATCCTCGACGTGGACAGCGTGATCGCCGCGCAGGCGCCGAAGCTCTCGCCGCATCGCGACGCCATGCGCGCGAACCTGGCCGCCGCCATGGGCATTCCCGTTGAGAACGTGGGCGTGAAGGCCACCACCACCGAGCATCTGGGCTTCGAAGGCCGGGAAGAGGGCATCTCGGCCACCGCCGTGTGCCTGCTCTGTCGATGTAGCTAG
- the ispD gene encoding 2-C-methyl-D-erythritol 4-phosphate cytidylyltransferase has translation MTQTIDPVFSSAVLGAPELAMDDLDLDTLTQAMGGLKGEVDKNPQTAAIILAGGTGERFGKEGGKQLVEIAGKPILTWSAEAFDAVGDIGLIVIVCPEERCSEYLKRAIDPFPFVTPVVVAPSGPSRQESAFSGLEYVPDDYEYVILHDGARPLISPELIGHAIATLKGNIDCDGAVVAHPAVDTLKVVENGVIVGTPDRRVFWNAQTPQVFRAGIYRRAHASALSDGFMGTDDSSLIERLGGRVLVVEGKRDNIKLTVPEDYLMLAAAVRTMYMKGNPE, from the coding sequence ATGACGCAGACAATCGACCCGGTGTTCTCTTCGGCGGTGCTCGGCGCCCCGGAGCTCGCCATGGACGACCTCGACCTGGACACGCTCACGCAGGCGATGGGGGGCCTCAAGGGCGAGGTGGACAAGAACCCGCAGACCGCGGCCATCATCCTGGCCGGCGGCACGGGGGAGCGCTTCGGCAAGGAGGGCGGCAAGCAGCTGGTTGAGATCGCGGGCAAGCCCATCCTCACCTGGTCGGCCGAGGCTTTCGACGCGGTAGGCGACATCGGGCTCATCGTGATCGTGTGCCCCGAGGAGCGCTGCTCCGAGTACCTCAAGCGCGCCATCGACCCGTTCCCGTTCGTCACGCCCGTGGTGGTGGCGCCCTCCGGCCCCAGCCGCCAGGAATCGGCGTTCTCGGGCCTCGAGTACGTGCCCGACGACTACGAGTACGTCATCCTGCACGACGGCGCGCGCCCGCTCATCTCGCCGGAGCTCATCGGGCACGCCATCGCCACGCTCAAGGGCAACATCGACTGCGACGGCGCCGTGGTGGCGCATCCGGCCGTCGACACGCTCAAGGTGGTGGAGAACGGCGTGATCGTGGGCACGCCCGACCGCCGCGTGTTCTGGAACGCGCAGACGCCGCAGGTGTTCCGCGCCGGCATCTACCGCCGCGCGCACGCCTCGGCGCTCTCCGACGGCTTCATGGGCACCGACGACTCGTCTTTGATCGAGAGGCTGGGCGGGCGCGTGCTCGTGGTGGAGGGCAAGCGCGACAACATCAAGCTCACCGTGCCCGAGGACTACCTCATGCTGGCGGCTGCCGTGAGGACCATGTATATGAAGGGGAACCCGGAATGA
- the tatA gene encoding twin-arginine translocase TatA/TatE family subunit, which produces MKILGMGMPELLIILAVILLIFGPKNLPKLGSALGKTVKNLRDGMGGGEKAIEDADEEEEEIVEEVEEPVKKTTTTAKKTTTAAKKKAE; this is translated from the coding sequence ATGAAGATCCTTGGAATGGGAATGCCGGAGCTTCTCATCATCCTTGCGGTGATCCTGCTCATCTTCGGCCCGAAGAACCTTCCGAAGCTCGGCAGCGCGCTCGGCAAGACCGTCAAGAACCTCCGCGACGGCATGGGCGGCGGCGAGAAGGCCATCGAGGACGCCGACGAAGAGGAAGAGGAGATCGTCGAGGAGGTCGAGGAGCCGGTCAAGAAGACCACCACGACCGCCAAGAAGACCACCACGGCGGCCAAGAAGAAGGCAGAGTAG
- a CDS encoding ATP-dependent Clp protease ATP-binding subunit — translation MSFEKFTDKARKVLVLAQDEARSLHQPYVGTEHILLGLIQEKDGLAAQALDRRGVKYDAVVQAIRQVVAIDEDTDVSGHLSFTPRVKRVLENSLREAMQMGQSYISTEHLLLGIVREGDGTALEVLTRLGVSGDDIRSALNDLVGQSPVYAGRNAFDPNGQGSDSVLKEFGTDLTRKARDGKLDPVIGRAGEIERVMQVLSRRQKNNPLLIGEPGVGKTAVAEGLAQLIVSNQVPDILRGKRLFTLDVSALVAGSKYRGEFEERLKKCIKEVMDAGDIILFIDEMHTLIGAGSAEGSIDAAAILKPPLSRGEIQVIGATTIDEYRKHLEKDSALERRFQPITVGEPNEEQAMRILEGLRDRYEAHHQVHFTDDALQAAVNLSSRYIQDRFLPDKAIDVLDEAGARMRIRNMTLPKELRELDDELRRLRGEKDTAIAAQDFERAAQLRDEESELKKKREEAEKKWEEDAQKSVHQVTMQDIADVVSMSTGVPVSNLTEAETEKLLRMEAVLHERVIGQEEAVTALSKAIRRSRSGLKDPKRPAGSFIFLGPSGVGKTELSKALAEFLFNSEDALLSFDMSEYMEKHSVSRLVGSPPGYVGFDEGGQLTKAVRQRPYSVVLFDEIEKAHPDVFNILLQILEEGRLTDAQGRTVDFRNTVIIMTSNVGAREIAQPTTLGFSTEEHAGLSDKEIKSRVMAEMKKLFRPEFLNRIDEIIVFKSLNDQQIAEIVKLMVADLRERLIEQNMSINLTEAACKLVAKEGTDATYGARPLRRAIQRLLEDPLSEEILEGKWTSGSIIDVDAVDGELVFTQGSGAIPEPRKRDSIAREAELLLTNYDLGHAGVSSGGGSASGGAAD, via the coding sequence ATGTCATTCGAGAAGTTCACCGACAAGGCCCGCAAGGTCCTTGTCTTAGCCCAAGACGAAGCGCGTTCCCTGCACCAGCCCTACGTGGGCACCGAGCACATCCTGCTCGGCCTCATCCAGGAGAAGGACGGCCTGGCCGCCCAGGCGCTCGACCGCAGGGGCGTGAAGTACGACGCCGTGGTGCAGGCCATCCGCCAGGTGGTGGCCATCGATGAGGACACCGACGTGTCCGGCCACCTGTCGTTCACCCCCCGCGTGAAGCGTGTGCTGGAGAACAGCCTGCGCGAGGCCATGCAGATGGGCCAATCCTACATCTCCACCGAGCATCTGCTGCTCGGCATCGTGCGCGAGGGCGACGGCACGGCGCTCGAGGTGCTCACGCGCCTGGGCGTCTCCGGCGACGATATCCGCAGCGCGCTCAACGACCTCGTGGGCCAGAGCCCGGTGTACGCCGGCCGCAACGCCTTCGACCCCAACGGCCAGGGCTCCGACAGCGTGCTGAAGGAGTTCGGCACCGACCTCACGCGCAAGGCGCGCGACGGCAAGCTCGACCCGGTCATCGGCCGCGCGGGCGAGATCGAGCGCGTCATGCAGGTGCTCAGCCGCCGCCAGAAGAACAACCCGCTCCTGATCGGCGAGCCGGGCGTGGGCAAGACCGCCGTGGCCGAGGGCCTGGCGCAGCTCATCGTGTCCAACCAGGTGCCCGACATCCTGCGCGGCAAGCGCCTGTTCACGCTCGACGTGAGCGCGCTCGTGGCCGGCTCCAAGTACCGCGGCGAGTTCGAGGAGCGTCTGAAGAAGTGCATCAAGGAGGTCATGGACGCGGGCGACATCATCCTGTTCATCGACGAGATGCATACGCTCATCGGCGCGGGCTCGGCCGAAGGCTCCATCGACGCGGCCGCCATCCTGAAGCCGCCGCTGTCGCGCGGCGAGATCCAGGTGATCGGCGCCACCACCATCGACGAATACCGCAAGCACCTCGAGAAAGACTCCGCGCTCGAGCGCCGCTTCCAGCCCATCACCGTGGGCGAGCCCAACGAGGAGCAGGCCATGCGCATCCTCGAGGGCCTGCGCGACCGCTACGAGGCGCACCACCAGGTGCACTTCACCGACGACGCGCTCCAGGCGGCCGTGAACCTGTCGAGCCGCTACATCCAGGACCGCTTCCTGCCCGACAAGGCCATCGACGTGCTCGACGAGGCCGGCGCCCGCATGCGCATCCGCAACATGACGCTGCCCAAAGAGCTGCGCGAGCTCGATGACGAGCTGCGCCGTTTGCGCGGCGAGAAGGACACGGCCATCGCCGCGCAGGACTTCGAGCGCGCCGCCCAGCTGCGCGACGAGGAGTCCGAGCTGAAGAAGAAGCGCGAGGAGGCCGAGAAGAAGTGGGAGGAGGACGCCCAGAAGTCCGTGCACCAGGTGACCATGCAGGACATCGCCGACGTGGTGTCCATGTCCACGGGCGTGCCCGTATCCAACCTCACCGAGGCCGAGACCGAGAAGCTCCTTCGCATGGAGGCCGTGCTGCATGAGCGCGTGATCGGCCAGGAGGAGGCAGTCACCGCGCTCTCGAAGGCCATCCGCCGCTCGCGAAGCGGCCTCAAGGACCCGAAGCGCCCCGCCGGCTCGTTCATCTTCCTGGGCCCCTCGGGCGTGGGCAAGACCGAGCTTTCCAAGGCGCTCGCCGAGTTCCTGTTCAACAGTGAGGACGCGCTGCTGTCGTTCGACATGTCGGAGTACATGGAGAAGCACAGCGTGTCGCGCCTGGTGGGCAGCCCCCCGGGCTACGTGGGCTTTGACGAGGGCGGCCAGCTGACGAAGGCCGTGCGCCAGCGCCCCTACTCGGTGGTGCTGTTCGACGAGATCGAGAAGGCGCACCCCGACGTGTTCAACATCCTGCTCCAGATCCTGGAGGAGGGCCGCTTGACCGACGCGCAGGGCCGCACGGTGGACTTCCGCAACACGGTCATCATCATGACGTCGAACGTGGGCGCGCGCGAGATCGCGCAGCCGACGACGCTGGGCTTCTCCACCGAGGAGCACGCGGGCCTCTCCGACAAGGAGATCAAGAGCCGCGTCATGGCCGAGATGAAGAAGCTGTTCAGGCCCGAGTTCCTGAACCGCATCGACGAGATCATCGTGTTCAAGAGCTTAAACGACCAGCAGATCGCCGAGATCGTCAAGCTCATGGTGGCAGATTTGCGCGAGCGTTTGATCGAGCAGAACATGTCCATCAACCTGACCGAGGCGGCGTGCAAGCTCGTTGCCAAGGAGGGCACCGACGCCACCTACGGCGCGCGTCCTTTGCGTCGCGCCATCCAGCGTTTGCTGGAGGATCCGCTGTCGGAGGAGATCCTCGAGGGCAAGTGGACGAGCGGATCGATCATCGACGTGGACGCGGTGGATGGCGAGCTCGTGTTCACCCAGGGCTCGGGCGCCATCCCCGAGCCGCGCAAGCGCGACAGCATCGCACGGGAGGCCGAGCTGTTGCTGACGAACTACGACCTGGGCCACGCCGGCGTGAGCTCGGGCGGCGGTTCCGCCTCGGGCGGTGCGGCCGACTAA
- a CDS encoding serine O-acetyltransferase: MFGDNLDRIVKGIEKNYEADEIFFTKPGRRYPSRSAVKWVLKDLRRVLFPGYFGDEMLTPSTSPEYFIGETLIQIERVLREQIILALAYASDDRDAEEADPARSLCGGTPEHICERASEVCTAFFDQLPSIQRVLLTDVQALYDGDPAAGSKEEVIFTYPGLYAIYVYRIAHVLYQQDVPIIPRVMTELAHSGTGIDIGAGAQIGEYFFIDHGTGVVIGETTVIGDRVKLYQGVTLGALSTRGGQRLAGVRRHPTIEDDVTIYSNASVLGGETVIGAGSVIAGSAFVTSSIPPHSRVSLKAQEITVRRPDERD; the protein is encoded by the coding sequence ATGTTCGGAGATAACCTCGATCGCATCGTGAAGGGCATCGAGAAGAACTACGAGGCCGACGAGATATTCTTCACGAAGCCCGGGCGGCGGTACCCCAGCCGATCGGCCGTGAAGTGGGTGCTCAAGGACCTGCGCCGGGTGCTGTTCCCCGGCTACTTCGGCGATGAGATGCTCACGCCGTCCACGAGCCCTGAATACTTCATCGGCGAGACGCTCATCCAGATCGAGCGGGTGCTGCGCGAGCAGATCATCCTCGCGCTCGCGTACGCCTCCGACGACCGCGACGCCGAGGAGGCCGATCCGGCGCGATCGCTGTGCGGCGGCACGCCCGAGCACATCTGCGAGCGCGCCTCCGAGGTGTGCACCGCGTTCTTCGACCAGCTTCCCAGCATCCAGCGGGTGCTGCTCACCGACGTGCAGGCGCTCTACGACGGCGACCCGGCGGCCGGCTCGAAGGAGGAGGTCATCTTCACGTACCCGGGCCTGTACGCCATCTACGTGTACCGCATCGCGCACGTGCTCTACCAGCAGGACGTGCCCATCATCCCGCGCGTCATGACGGAGCTCGCGCACAGCGGCACGGGCATCGACATCGGCGCCGGCGCCCAGATCGGCGAGTATTTCTTCATCGACCACGGCACGGGCGTGGTCATCGGCGAGACCACGGTCATCGGCGACCGTGTGAAGCTCTACCAGGGCGTGACGCTCGGCGCGCTGTCCACGCGCGGCGGGCAGCGGCTCGCCGGGGTGCGGCGCCATCCCACCATCGAGGACGACGTGACCATCTACTCCAACGCCTCGGTGCTCGGCGGGGAGACGGTGATCGGGGCCGGGTCGGTCATAGCCGGCTCCGCGTTCGTCACCTCGTCCATCCCCCCGCATTCGCGCGTGTCGCTGAAGGCGCAGGAGATCACCGTGCGCCGGCCGGACGAGCGGGACTAG
- a CDS encoding toll/interleukin-1 receptor domain-containing protein, protein MQFDVFISYAWGGPENIAHREWVRLLAAHLKQIGFHVGIDSEVDYGEDLTGFMRKVEDAKHVLMIVDEGYVERADNHPDSGVGRETKTIRDVVDGRPSNWLSVLFVRNEKRLLPKWMEGRDPKYFDFSYRDRDGSFPGSEQIDDLWRWLAGLPADKGRGISPTTIRERMYRLERIDHLMEPGNWSCPELESKGVAMAYGEAPSKVVTLGYGKYEFKVGFGERSGDSVYILNDYIKAVGMIPDAVPDVDLDAAVVASCIRSCRCATPSVGQRVALLNDYGCVCALKVTGVTNESHDNEYVPSQVVFDYSIFPED, encoded by the coding sequence ATGCAGTTCGACGTGTTCATCTCTTACGCATGGGGAGGCCCGGAGAACATCGCGCATCGTGAGTGGGTGAGACTGCTCGCGGCGCATCTGAAGCAAATCGGCTTCCATGTCGGCATCGATTCCGAGGTCGACTACGGGGAAGACCTCACGGGTTTCATGCGAAAGGTCGAGGACGCGAAGCATGTATTGATGATTGTCGATGAAGGCTATGTCGAGAGGGCGGACAATCATCCCGACTCGGGTGTCGGGCGTGAGACGAAGACAATCCGAGATGTTGTTGACGGTCGGCCGAGCAACTGGCTTTCCGTTTTGTTCGTGCGCAACGAGAAAAGGCTTCTCCCGAAATGGATGGAAGGACGGGATCCGAAATACTTCGATTTCTCGTATCGCGATCGAGACGGCTCGTTTCCCGGTTCCGAGCAGATTGACGATCTGTGGCGATGGTTGGCGGGTCTTCCTGCGGACAAGGGGAGGGGCATCAGCCCAACGACGATACGGGAGAGAATGTACCGCTTGGAACGAATCGACCATCTCATGGAGCCGGGAAACTGGTCATGCCCTGAACTCGAGTCCAAGGGGGTGGCGATGGCCTACGGCGAGGCACCCTCAAAGGTGGTAACGCTAGGATACGGCAAATACGAGTTCAAGGTTGGCTTTGGGGAGCGTAGCGGCGATTCGGTGTACATTCTGAACGATTACATCAAGGCCGTCGGGATGATCCCGGACGCTGTACCGGACGTCGACCTTGATGCCGCTGTTGTTGCATCCTGCATCCGCTCGTGCAGGTGCGCTACGCCAAGCGTGGGCCAACGGGTAGCGCTGCTTAACGACTATGGTTGTGTATGCGCACTGAAAGTGACCGGAGTTACGAACGAATCTCATGATAACGAATACGTTCCGTCGCAAGTGGTGTTCGACTACTCAATATTCCCTGAAGACTGA
- a CDS encoding helix-turn-helix transcriptional regulator, with translation MRLDRVMADRKISVNHLAEKIGIAPMNLSRIKTGKIKAVRFSTLEGICKELGCQPGDLIEYTPDNHDIHNDFE, from the coding sequence ATGAGGCTGGATCGGGTTATGGCCGATAGGAAGATTTCAGTCAATCACTTGGCTGAAAAAATCGGCATAGCCCCCATGAACTTGTCGCGAATAAAAACAGGGAAGATTAAAGCCGTTCGATTCTCAACTCTTGAGGGAATCTGTAAAGAGCTCGGCTGCCAGCCAGGTGACCTAATCGAATACACTCCCGACAATCATGACATTCACAACGATTTCGAATAG